One region of Candidatus Binatia bacterium genomic DNA includes:
- a CDS encoding OPT/YSL family transporter, whose product VVPVFFLLVPNASVLGTEQWPAPAAQVWRGVAELLSKGVGSLHPTARIGLLVGSLVGILLPLLEKWFPKQKKWIPAPTGLGIAFTINGYNSVMMFIGALIALYLAKKKPTMHEEYTIPVSSGIIAGESLMGVLIALLTVAHVLGG is encoded by the coding sequence CGTGGTCCCGGTCTTCTTCCTCCTCGTGCCGAACGCGTCAGTGCTCGGAACCGAGCAGTGGCCCGCCCCGGCGGCCCAGGTCTGGCGCGGCGTGGCCGAGCTCTTGTCGAAAGGCGTGGGGTCCTTGCACCCGACCGCGCGTATCGGACTGTTGGTCGGATCCCTCGTGGGCATCCTGCTTCCCTTGCTCGAGAAGTGGTTCCCCAAGCAGAAGAAGTGGATCCCCGCCCCCACGGGGCTCGGGATCGCCTTCACGATCAACGGCTACAACTCCGTCATGATGTTCATCGGCGCTTTGATCGCACTCTATCTGGCCAAGAAGAAGCCGACGATGCACGAGGAGTACACCATCCCCGTCTCCTCGGGGATCATCGCCGGCGAGAGCCTGATGGGCGTGCTGATCGCCCTCCTGACGGTAGCGCACGTTCTGGGGGGGTGA